A part of Oncorhynchus kisutch isolate 150728-3 linkage group LG2, Okis_V2, whole genome shotgun sequence genomic DNA contains:
- the LOC109901877 gene encoding death-associated protein kinase 2-like, with amino-acid sequence MAQIKLQNVEDYYEIGEVLGSGHFGQVRAVLERASGVRWAGKFLKLRRSASSRLGLERKSVEREVEILQSLQHANVMALRDVFESRAEVVLIVELISGGELFDFIAEKESLSEEEAIEFLKQILKGVGFMHTKNIAHFDLKPENIMLADKMMPHPHIKIIDFGLAHRLKQGEEYRSLSGTPQYIAPEVINYEPLSEAADMWSIGVITYILLSGLSPFQGDNDEETLKNIVGMIYEFEEIYFNQTSAMAKDFIEKLLVKDPIERMTANECLVHPWIKPLTRKQAANRSRSSINMKSFKKFNAKRKWKMSFNMVWACNRLFRLQLQCKSRSQEDPELRQCESDQEDTETKPASLIRRRLSSNS; translated from the exons ATGGCTCAGATTAAGCTGCAGAATGTGGAGGACTACTATGAGATTGGAGAGGTTCTTGGCAG TGGTCACTTTGGACAAGTGCGTGCGGTGCTGGAGCGTGCATCCGGGGTCCGCTGGGCGGGGAAGTTCCTGAAGCTGCGTCGGAGTGCCAGTAGTCGCCTGGGCCTGGAGAGGAAGAgtgtggagagggaggtggagatacTGCAGAGCTTGCAGCACGCCAACGTCATGGCCCTCAGGGACGTGTTTGAGAGTCGCGCTGAGGTGGTGCTCATCGTGGAGCT TATCAGTGGTGGGGAGCTGTTTGATTTCATAGCAGAGAAGGAGAGCTTGTCTGAGGAGGAGGCCATAGAGTTCCTGAAGCAGATCCTCAAGGGAGTTGGCTTTATGCACACTAAGAACATTGCCCACTTTGACCTCAAG CCAGAGAACATCATGCTGGCAGACAAGATGATGCCACACCCCCACATCAAGATCATTGACTTTGGACTGGCCCATCGCCTCAAACAGGGGGAGGAGTACAGGAGCCTCTCTGGGACCCCACAGTACATCG CCCCTGAGGTGATTAACTACGAACCCCTGAGCGAGGCAGCCGACATGTG gAGTATTGGTGTGATAACCTACATATT GTTGAGTGGTTTGTCCCCCTTTCAAGGAGATAATGATGAAGAGACACTAAAGAACATCGTGGGGATGATCTATGAGTTTGAAGAGATCTATTTCAACCAGACCAGCGCCATGGCCAAAGACTTTATTGAGAAACTGCTGGTCAAAGACCCAAT agagagaatgacagcgAATGAATGTCTAGTACACCCTTGGATCAAG CCCCTCACGCGCAAACAGGCGGCTAACAGAAGTCGATCATCCATCAACATGAAAAGCTTCAAGAAGTTCAACGCCAAGAGGAAATGGAAG aTGTCGTTTAACATGGTGTGGGCGTGTAACAGATTATTTCGCCTGCAGTTGCAGTGTAAAAGCAGGTCACAGGAGGACCCGGAACTG AGACAGTGTGAGAGCGACCAGGAGGACACTGAGACCAAGCCTGCTTCTCTCATTCGCCGTAGACTCAGCAGCAATTCCTAA